The DNA segment AGGGCCCGTCCGCTTAGCTGGCCTGGGCGAAGCGGGGGCCGAAAGACCGAATCGAGGATCGGGCGCAAGAGAGCCCCGCCGGGCGATCGTTCAGGATCGCTCGGCGGGGCTGATCGTTCTGTGGACTACCTGATCGATTCCCAGATGGTGTTGAAGACGAAGGGCAGGTCGCCCTGGGTCTGGAAGCGATAGGTCAGGTCGGGGCCGGCCAGGACGACGCGGCCCTGGCCGACCGTCGTCTCGCAGACGGCGGCCTTGCCGGAGAGCTTCTTGTCCTTGTCGTCGAGGAAGCCCGACTGCAGCGGGGAGTCGAAGTAGCTGGCCAGGACGTTGCCCTGATCGACCACGAAGGCGTGGTTGTTCTCGTAGAAGACCGACTCCTGGGGGTCGAAGCCGTAGGTCCAGGGGAGCCCCTGGGTGACCCGGACGGCGAGGACCGAGCCGGGGACGTTGACCCCCTTGAGGTCGACCAACTTGACGCCGGGGGTCAGGCCCTGCTCGACGACGAAGGCCGAGCCCTTGCCATAGGCCAGGAGGGTCCCGCCGGCCTTGACGAAGTCGCCCAGGCGGGCGGCGCCGTCCTTGCCGACCCCGCCCCGGTACTCTTCCGGCAGCTTGGCCGAGCCGTCCAGGATGTTGCTGGATTTGATGTCCGGGATGATGATCACATCGTACTTGGATAGATCGCCGGTCTTGATCGCCGTGTTGTCCAACCAGTCATAGGCGAAGCCGTAGTAGTCGAGGGTGTAGCGGGTCCAGCCCTCGCGCATCGTGTCGGTCCAGCTGTGATAGAGGCCGATCTTGGGGGCGCGGAGGTCTTTGAAGGTTCCCGAGGGTTGGGCGGCCGTGGCGTGGACGTCCAACCCGTACTTCAGGGCCAACTGGTTGAGGTCGGATGAGGTGGTGCCCTGGATCTTGAAGGTGCCCGCCGGATAGGCCTGCCCCCCGACGGTGAAGTCCTGCTTGGCCCAGCTCACCTTGGCCCCCTTGGCCCACAGCTCGTTGAGGGCCTTGGCGACGTAGTTGTTGCTGCTGTGCTCAACCAGGTAGAACGGGGCGTCGGTGGCGGCGAGGGTGCTGACCGGGACGGCCTTCTGGGTCACCGGGACGAGGGCGACGGACTGGATGGCCTTGTCCCCGATGGCCACGGTCTCGACGTCCTGCAAGAGGCCGACCGTCCAGCCGGTCACGTCATAGGGGGCGCCGTAGTAGGCCGGGTAGTCCTGCTTCTCGAGGAGGGTCTTGGCCATCGCCCGGTAGGGCTGGTTGAGGAGGACGAAATAGCTGCCCGGGTCGTAGGTCCGCCCCTCGATGGTCAGCGGGGTGAAGGACTGCTTGACTTCGATCCCCTGTTTCAAGAATAGGTTGACCAGGTCGACCGGGGCCAGGGGATCCTCTTGGCCGGCCGGGAGGACGTAGGCGTAAGGCGCTTCCTTGCTGCCCGCCTCCACGGCCTGCTTGCCCTTGAGGTAGAAGTGACGGAGGGCGACGTCCTTTTCGATGGCCGTGAGTTTGAGGCACAGCCACACCCCGGTGCCCTGGTAGTCGATGTTGTCGCGGAGCCGCCAGACCGCGCCCTTCCAGGGCATCGGCTGGAACCAGTGGTTCTCCTTCTCGAGGGCCTTGGGGCCGCTGGTGTCCGGGTTGGCCCCGAAGCCGCCGTTGGTCTCGAAGATCATCCCCTGCCCGTTATGGAGGGTCGTATACTCGTCGTTGTAACCCGGGTAGAAGTTGTCGTAGCGAGTGGCCACGACCACCCCGGCCATCCCGCGGGCGGTCATCTCGGCCAGCATGTAGCCGCCGT comes from the Bacillota bacterium genome and includes:
- a CDS encoding M14 family zinc carboxypeptidase, producing the protein FALVLVLGQPALAQAAVPTPESVLGYSIGADYHLTEWAKIVDYFDQLDKASDRVQVMRYGATTLGRPMIVAVVSSEDNLKNLKEYQDISASLADPRGLSAEEADRLIAKGKPIYWVCANIHSPEVGSSEMVMELAYKLATGNDAETRQILDNVIVVLDPSVSPDGHDTFTEWYNKYKDSGMTERPPYTGKYVSHDNNRDWIMLALAEDAQNAAARALFHPQFYHDLHQTGPARMFATPAADPDDPNITAITRADWIKYGGYMLAEMTARGMAGVVVATRYDNFYPGYNDEYTTLHNGQGMIFETNGGFGANPDTSGPKALEKENHWFQPMPWKGAVWRLRDNIDYQGTGVWLCLKLTAIEKDVALRHFYLKGKQAVEAGSKEAPYAYVLPAGQEDPLAPVDLVNLFLKQGIEVKQSFTPLTIEGRTYDPGSYFVLLNQPYRAMAKTLLEKQDYPAYYGAPYDVTGWTVGLLQDVETVAIGDKAIQSVALVPVTQKAVPVSTLAATDAPFYLVEHSSNNYVAKALNELWAKGAKVSWAKQDFTVGGQAYPAGTFKIQGTTSSDLNQLALKYGLDVHATAAQPSGTFKDLRAPKIGLYHSWTDTMREGWTRYTLDYYGFAYDWLDNTAIKTGDLSKYDVIIIPDIKSSNILDGSAKLPEEYRGGVGKDGAARLGDFVKAGGTLLAYGKGSAFVVEQGLTPGVKLVDLKGVNVPGSVLAVRVTQGLPWTYGFDPQESVFYENNHAFVVDQGNVLASYFDSPLQSGFLDDKDKKLSGKAAVCETTVGQGRVVLAGPDLTYRFQTQGDLPFVFNTIWESIR